A single region of the Solwaraspora sp. WMMD406 genome encodes:
- a CDS encoding ABC transporter permease subunit: MRDTGAGGLLAKALLLGLVAAIAIWAAFPLIDAEAWAGLGILVATTAGIGYLYLGRRHVPAKYLIPGTLFLIAFQIFPVLYTASTAFTNFGDGHRGSKAEAIAAIQATSVVQVPGSIEYAMTVATVGDPATGDLVLLVVDPADGVVYAGDEDGLTELPAGDVTVTDAGKVTAADGFTLLNAGQASARSQEITDLAVPTDDGAIRSIGLSRAYEGVAVRAYDENCDCVTDTVTGTVWTADDDAGSFVSADGDRLLQGWRVGVGLDNFTRVLTDRSISGPFLGTLVWNFAFAIGSTGGTFVLGLLCALALHSDRVRGRNLYRVLLILPYAMPSFAMLLVWRDMFNTDFGLINQFFGLTVDWFGQDWSARLAVIGVQLWLGYPYMFLVATGALQAIPKELTEASSIDGANPWQAFRRVTLPLLLVALTPLLIASFAFNFNNFNAIYLTTEGGPFPADNPSVGATDLLITYTYRLAFGAAGAQYGFAAAISIFIFTLVAVISAVSFRRTRAQEEVYA; encoded by the coding sequence ATGCGCGACACCGGAGCCGGCGGTCTGCTGGCCAAGGCGCTGCTGCTCGGCCTGGTCGCGGCGATCGCGATCTGGGCGGCGTTCCCGCTGATCGACGCCGAGGCGTGGGCCGGGCTCGGCATCCTGGTCGCCACGACCGCCGGCATCGGCTACCTCTACCTGGGCCGGCGGCACGTGCCGGCGAAGTACCTGATCCCCGGCACCCTGTTCCTGATCGCCTTCCAGATCTTCCCGGTGCTCTACACCGCCTCCACCGCGTTCACCAACTTTGGCGACGGACACCGGGGCAGCAAGGCTGAGGCGATCGCGGCCATCCAGGCCACGTCGGTGGTCCAGGTCCCAGGATCCATCGAGTACGCGATGACCGTCGCCACGGTCGGCGACCCGGCCACCGGTGATCTGGTGCTGCTGGTCGTCGACCCGGCCGACGGGGTCGTCTACGCCGGGGACGAGGATGGGTTGACCGAGCTGCCGGCCGGTGACGTCACCGTCACCGACGCCGGCAAGGTCACGGCGGCCGACGGGTTCACGCTGCTCAACGCCGGTCAGGCCAGCGCCCGCAGCCAGGAGATCACCGACCTGGCGGTGCCGACCGACGACGGGGCGATCCGCTCCATCGGGCTGTCGCGGGCGTACGAAGGGGTCGCGGTCCGGGCGTACGACGAGAATTGTGATTGTGTGACCGACACCGTGACGGGCACGGTGTGGACGGCCGACGACGACGCCGGCTCGTTCGTCTCCGCCGACGGTGACCGGCTGCTGCAGGGCTGGCGGGTCGGCGTCGGCCTGGACAACTTCACCCGCGTGCTGACCGACCGCAGCATCTCCGGGCCGTTCCTCGGCACCCTGGTCTGGAACTTCGCCTTCGCGATCGGCTCCACCGGCGGCACGTTCGTCCTCGGGCTGCTCTGCGCGCTGGCGCTGCACTCCGACCGGGTGCGGGGGCGCAACCTTTACCGGGTGCTGCTGATCCTGCCGTACGCGATGCCGTCGTTCGCGATGCTGCTGGTCTGGCGGGACATGTTCAACACCGACTTCGGGCTGATCAACCAGTTCTTCGGGTTGACTGTGGACTGGTTCGGGCAGGACTGGTCGGCCCGGCTGGCGGTGATCGGCGTACAGCTGTGGCTCGGGTACCCGTACATGTTCCTGGTCGCCACCGGCGCGTTGCAGGCCATCCCGAAGGAGCTGACCGAGGCCAGCTCGATCGACGGCGCGAACCCGTGGCAGGCGTTCCGCCGGGTGACGTTGCCGCTGCTGCTGGTGGCGTTGACGCCGCTGCTGATCGCCTCGTTCGCGTTCAACTTCAACAACTTCAACGCGATCTATCTGACGACCGAGGGTGGGCCGTTCCCGGCGGACAACCCGAGCGTCGGCGCGACGGACCTGCTGATCACCTACACGTACCGGTTGGCGTTCGGCGCGGCCGGCGCGCAGTACGGCTTCGCCGCCGCCATCTCGATCTTCATTTTCACGCTCGTCGCGGTGATCTCCGCGGTCAGCTTCCGGCGCACCCGGGCCCAAGAGGAGGTGTACGCGTGA
- a CDS encoding maltose ABC transporter substrate-binding protein, protein MRVRTTSVAAGLAAALALAAAGCGSSDGEPATTDSPDAAAGGTLVIWADDKRSAALAPFAEKFGADNGVTVEVQAISKDQQTTFVTASQQGSGPDVMVGAHDWIGNLVQNGAIEPVQLTADQTAGFADVAIQAVTFNGQVYGVPYAMENVALIRNTALAPDAPATIEELVATGEQLKADGKVSEILCLQVGQNGDAYHLYPLYTSAGGSLFGTTAEGDYDPTQLGVGTPESIAAFEKIATLGEKGKGALKRSITPENSIATFTSGKCAFLVSGPWAITDAKGANIAYDISPVPGFAGGAPAQPFVGVQTFYVAAKGENKALAQEFVANYTTQTELAVALYEAEPRPPALTAALDQVAGADPDLAKFQQAGQGGAVLPAIPEMAAIWDPFGKAEAAIIGGADVASTITAAGQTIAEQIK, encoded by the coding sequence ATGCGCGTCCGTACCACGTCGGTGGCCGCCGGGCTGGCCGCCGCGCTCGCGCTGGCCGCCGCCGGCTGCGGCAGCAGCGACGGCGAACCCGCCACCACCGACAGCCCCGACGCCGCCGCCGGCGGCACCCTGGTCATCTGGGCCGACGACAAGCGCAGCGCCGCCCTCGCCCCGTTCGCCGAGAAGTTCGGCGCCGACAACGGCGTCACCGTCGAGGTCCAGGCGATCAGCAAGGACCAGCAGACCACCTTCGTCACCGCGTCGCAGCAGGGCAGCGGCCCGGACGTGATGGTCGGCGCGCACGACTGGATCGGCAACCTGGTGCAGAACGGTGCCATCGAGCCGGTCCAGCTCACCGCCGACCAGACCGCCGGCTTCGCCGACGTCGCCATCCAAGCCGTCACCTTCAACGGCCAGGTCTACGGCGTCCCGTACGCGATGGAGAACGTCGCCCTGATCCGCAACACCGCGCTCGCCCCCGACGCCCCGGCCACCATCGAGGAGCTCGTCGCCACCGGCGAGCAGCTCAAGGCCGACGGCAAGGTGTCGGAGATCCTCTGCCTGCAGGTCGGCCAGAACGGCGACGCCTACCACCTGTACCCGCTCTACACCTCGGCCGGCGGCAGCCTGTTCGGCACCACAGCCGAAGGCGACTACGACCCGACCCAACTCGGCGTCGGCACGCCCGAGTCGATCGCCGCGTTCGAGAAGATCGCCACGCTGGGCGAGAAGGGCAAAGGCGCGCTGAAGCGCTCCATCACCCCGGAGAACTCGATCGCCACCTTCACCAGCGGCAAGTGCGCCTTCCTGGTCTCCGGGCCGTGGGCGATCACCGACGCCAAGGGCGCGAACATCGCGTACGACATCAGCCCGGTCCCCGGCTTCGCCGGCGGTGCACCGGCGCAGCCGTTCGTCGGCGTGCAAACGTTCTACGTCGCGGCCAAGGGCGAGAACAAGGCGTTGGCGCAGGAGTTCGTCGCCAACTACACCACCCAGACCGAGCTGGCCGTCGCCCTCTACGAGGCCGAGCCGCGCCCGCCGGCGCTGACCGCCGCCCTCGACCAGGTGGCCGGGGCCGACCCGGATCTGGCGAAGTTCCAGCAGGCCGGGCAGGGCGGCGCGGTGCTGCCGGCGATCCCCGAGATGGCCGCCATCTGGGACCCGTTCGGCAAGGCCGAAGCCGCGATCATCGGCGGTGCCGACGTGGCGAGCACGATCACCGCCGCTGGTCAGACGATCGCCGAACAGATCAAGTAA
- a CDS encoding LacI family DNA-binding transcriptional regulator — MRARLSDIARQADVSEATVSRVLNDRPGVAAETRQAVLTALDVLGYERPARLRKRSAGLVGLVVPELDNPIFPAFAQTIESALAQSGYTPVLCTQTPGGVTEDEYVEMLLDRQVAGIVFVSGLHADTAADHERYRKLIARPLPIVLINGYAEGIEAPFVSCDDREAGELAVEHLVALGHRRIGLITGPDRFLPVQRKLAGFRAAMRRLVGASDAEMDELTALSLFGVEGGKAAANRLLDKGVTGITCGSDLMALGAIRAARQRGLSVPGDVSVVGYDDSALMAFTDPPLTTLRQPVIAMAVAAVRALVDEINGHAAPNSEYVFRPELVARGSTGIAPQVTHLAAAAAAPAS; from the coding sequence ATGCGCGCACGACTGTCCGACATCGCCCGCCAGGCCGACGTCAGCGAGGCCACGGTGTCCCGGGTGCTCAACGACCGCCCCGGAGTGGCAGCCGAAACCCGCCAGGCGGTGCTGACCGCGCTCGACGTCCTCGGCTACGAACGCCCCGCCCGGCTGCGCAAACGCAGCGCCGGCCTGGTCGGCCTGGTCGTACCGGAGCTGGACAACCCGATCTTCCCGGCGTTCGCGCAGACCATCGAGTCGGCTTTGGCCCAGTCCGGCTACACCCCGGTGCTCTGCACCCAGACCCCCGGCGGCGTCACCGAGGACGAGTACGTGGAGATGCTGCTGGACCGCCAGGTCGCCGGCATCGTCTTCGTCTCCGGCCTGCACGCCGACACCGCCGCCGACCACGAGCGCTACCGCAAACTGATCGCCCGGCCGCTGCCGATCGTGCTGATCAACGGGTACGCCGAAGGCATCGAAGCGCCGTTTGTCTCCTGCGACGACCGGGAAGCCGGCGAGCTGGCCGTCGAGCATCTCGTCGCCCTCGGCCACCGGCGGATCGGGCTGATCACCGGCCCGGACCGGTTCCTGCCGGTGCAGCGCAAACTGGCCGGCTTCCGGGCGGCGATGCGGCGGCTGGTCGGTGCCAGCGACGCCGAGATGGACGAGCTGACCGCCCTGTCACTGTTTGGTGTGGAGGGTGGAAAGGCGGCGGCGAACCGGTTGCTGGACAAGGGTGTCACCGGCATCACCTGCGGCTCCGACCTGATGGCGCTCGGCGCGATCCGGGCCGCCCGCCAGCGTGGCCTGTCGGTGCCGGGTGACGTGTCGGTGGTCGGCTACGACGACTCGGCGCTGATGGCGTTCACCGATCCGCCGCTGACCACGCTGCGCCAGCCGGTGATCGCGATGGCGGTGGCGGCGGTCCGAGCACTGGTCGACGAGATCAACGGGCACGCCGCCCCCAACTCGGAGTACGTGTTCCGCCCCGAGCTGGTGGCCCGTGGCTCCACCGGCATCGCCCCGCAGGTAACCCACCTCGCCGCCGCAGCGGCCGCGCCCGCCAGCTGA
- a CDS encoding glycoside hydrolase family 13 protein, with protein MDPAQAAPRTARDDWWRTAAVYQVYVRSFADSDGDGVGDLQGIRSRLPYLRKLGVDALWLTPFYRSPMIDGGYDVADYREVDPMFGDLTDFDEMITDAHALGLRIIVDIVPNHTSDVHPWFVAALAAAPGSAERDRYIFRDGRGDNGEEPPNDWESIFGGPAWTRLPDGQWYLHLFDPAQPDLNWRHPEVRAEFEQILRFWLDRGVDGFRIDVAHGMIKADGLPDIGWTSATTGRRQIELLGKGRLPYFDQDEVHDIYRAWRPILDSYPGGRMAVAEAWAETPQRLARYIGQDELHQAFNFDFLDATWSADSFHKVIDSALAEATIVGAPTTWVLSNHDKQRHVTRYGDGEVGLRRARAAALLMFALPGSTYLYQGEELGLPEVLDLPDHLRQDPAFSRTGRSRDGCRVPLPWSGDNPPYGFGPAGSVESWLPAPADWAPLTAQAQAGDPASTLELYRRALAIRAEHPALREAPAGDGTGLTWLEAGPGVLAFKRDGDSGADALICVVNLSGAEVAVGGYGTVLLASAPVSTGPDGVPVLPIDAAAWFTPA; from the coding sequence ATCGATCCTGCCCAGGCCGCGCCCCGCACCGCGCGCGACGACTGGTGGCGCACCGCCGCCGTCTACCAGGTGTACGTGCGCAGCTTCGCCGACTCCGACGGCGACGGCGTCGGTGACCTGCAGGGCATCCGCAGCCGCCTGCCGTACCTGCGGAAGCTTGGCGTCGACGCGCTCTGGCTGACCCCGTTCTACCGCTCCCCGATGATCGACGGCGGCTACGACGTCGCCGACTACCGCGAGGTCGACCCGATGTTCGGCGACCTCACCGACTTCGACGAGATGATCACCGACGCGCACGCGCTCGGCCTGCGGATCATCGTCGACATCGTGCCGAACCACACGTCCGACGTACACCCGTGGTTCGTCGCGGCGCTCGCCGCCGCGCCCGGATCGGCGGAGCGGGACCGGTACATCTTCCGCGACGGCCGTGGCGACAATGGCGAAGAGCCGCCGAACGACTGGGAGTCGATCTTCGGCGGGCCGGCCTGGACCCGGCTGCCCGACGGCCAGTGGTACCTGCACCTGTTCGACCCGGCCCAGCCCGACCTCAACTGGCGGCACCCGGAGGTGCGCGCCGAGTTCGAGCAGATCCTGCGGTTCTGGCTGGACCGGGGCGTCGACGGGTTCCGCATCGACGTCGCCCACGGGATGATCAAGGCCGACGGGCTGCCGGACATCGGCTGGACCTCGGCCACCACCGGCCGCCGGCAGATCGAACTGCTCGGCAAGGGCCGGCTGCCCTACTTCGACCAGGACGAGGTGCACGACATCTACCGCGCCTGGCGGCCGATCCTGGACAGCTACCCGGGCGGGCGGATGGCGGTCGCCGAAGCCTGGGCGGAGACCCCGCAGCGGCTGGCCCGCTACATCGGCCAGGACGAGCTGCACCAGGCGTTCAACTTCGACTTCCTCGACGCCACCTGGTCGGCCGACTCGTTCCACAAGGTGATCGACAGCGCGCTCGCCGAGGCGACGATCGTCGGCGCGCCGACCACCTGGGTGCTGTCCAACCACGACAAGCAGCGCCACGTCACCCGGTACGGCGACGGCGAGGTCGGGCTGCGCCGGGCCCGCGCCGCCGCGCTGCTGATGTTCGCCCTGCCCGGCAGCACCTACCTCTACCAGGGTGAGGAACTGGGCCTGCCCGAGGTTCTCGACCTGCCCGACCACCTGCGGCAGGACCCGGCGTTCAGCCGGACCGGGCGCAGCCGCGACGGCTGCCGGGTGCCGCTGCCGTGGAGCGGCGACAATCCGCCGTACGGTTTCGGGCCGGCCGGGTCGGTCGAATCCTGGCTGCCGGCCCCGGCCGACTGGGCGCCGCTGACCGCGCAGGCCCAGGCCGGCGACCCGGCCTCGACGTTGGAGCTGTACCGGCGGGCCCTGGCGATCCGGGCCGAGCACCCGGCGCTGCGGGAGGCCCCGGCCGGCGACGGCACCGGGCTGACCTGGCTGGAGGCCGGGCCGGGCGTGCTGGCGTTCAAACGCGATGGCGATAGTGGCGCGGACGCGCTGATCTGTGTGGTCAACCTCAGCGGCGCCGAGGTCGCCGTCGGCGGGTACGGCACGGTGCTGCTCGCCAGCGCGCCGGTGTCGACCGGGCCGGACGGGGTGCCCGTCCTGCCGATCGACGCGGCGGCCTGGTTTACCCCGGCCTGA
- a CDS encoding 2'-5' RNA ligase family protein: protein MAAAIGPAPAPGWVRIGVAVDVPQPWGELLTRRRAEAGDPAAQYFPAHVTLLSPTDIVADRLPQVEAHLAAVAATHPPYLLQLCGTGTFRPITEVVFVAVAAGFTECQMLASAIRAARELTLETRYGYHPHVTVAQDVSAAALDKVYDDLAGFEARFDVAAFTLFSHTGVGRWRPRREFALTGRSAGRPIG, encoded by the coding sequence GTGGCGGCGGCGATCGGGCCGGCCCCGGCGCCCGGGTGGGTGCGGATCGGTGTCGCCGTCGACGTCCCGCAGCCCTGGGGCGAACTGCTGACCCGCCGCCGGGCCGAGGCCGGTGATCCCGCCGCCCAGTACTTCCCCGCGCACGTGACGTTGCTCAGCCCGACCGACATCGTGGCCGACCGACTGCCGCAGGTGGAGGCACACCTGGCCGCCGTGGCCGCCACCCACCCGCCGTACCTGCTGCAGCTGTGCGGCACCGGGACGTTCCGGCCGATCACCGAGGTGGTCTTCGTCGCGGTGGCCGCCGGGTTCACCGAGTGCCAGATGCTGGCCTCGGCGATCCGCGCGGCGCGGGAGCTGACCTTGGAGACCCGCTACGGCTACCACCCGCACGTCACGGTCGCCCAGGACGTGTCCGCCGCCGCGCTCGACAAGGTCTACGACGACCTGGCCGGCTTCGAGGCCCGGTTCGACGTCGCCGCCTTCACCCTCTTTTCGCACACCGGTGTGGGTCGTTGGCGCCCCCGGCGCGAGTTCGCCCTGACCGGCCGATCGGCTGGCCGGCCGATCGGCTGA
- the trpS gene encoding tryptophan--tRNA ligase, producing the protein MSELASRPRVLSGIQPTADSFHLGNYLGAVRNWVAMQDSHDTFYCVVDLHAITAGHDPAVLRQRTRVATAQLLAAGLDPDRCTLFVQSQVPQHAQLSWVLSCITGFGEASRMTQFKDKSVKQGADRSSVGLFTYPILQAADILLYQADAVPVGEDQRQHLELTRDLAQRFNTRFGATFTVPAPYIVRETAKILDLQDPTAKMSKSASSPAGIIDLLEDPARSAKKIRSAVTDTGREILFDPETKPGVSNLLTIYAALTDRTLDDLVEAYAGKGYGDLKKDLAEVVTSFVRPIQERTNGYLDDPAQLDKMLAIGAEKARTVAAATLAAVYDRVGFLPPAGDR; encoded by the coding sequence ATGTCCGAGCTCGCCTCCCGCCCCCGGGTGCTCTCCGGTATCCAGCCCACCGCCGACTCGTTCCACCTCGGCAACTACCTCGGTGCGGTGCGCAACTGGGTGGCGATGCAGGACAGCCACGACACCTTCTACTGCGTCGTCGACCTGCACGCCATCACCGCCGGACACGATCCGGCCGTGCTGCGTCAGCGGACCCGGGTCGCCACCGCGCAACTGCTCGCCGCCGGTCTCGACCCGGACCGATGCACGCTGTTCGTGCAGTCGCAGGTCCCGCAGCACGCCCAGCTGAGCTGGGTGCTGAGCTGCATCACCGGCTTCGGTGAGGCGAGCCGGATGACCCAGTTCAAGGACAAGTCGGTCAAGCAGGGCGCCGACCGGTCCAGCGTCGGGCTGTTCACCTACCCGATACTGCAGGCCGCCGACATCCTGCTCTACCAGGCCGACGCGGTGCCGGTCGGCGAGGACCAACGCCAGCACCTCGAACTCACCCGCGACCTGGCCCAGCGGTTCAACACCCGGTTCGGGGCCACCTTCACGGTGCCCGCGCCGTACATCGTGCGGGAAACCGCCAAGATCCTCGACCTGCAGGACCCGACCGCCAAGATGTCCAAGTCAGCGTCGTCGCCGGCCGGCATCATCGACCTGCTCGAAGATCCGGCCCGGTCGGCGAAGAAGATCCGCTCGGCGGTCACCGACACCGGCCGGGAGATCCTCTTCGATCCGGAGACCAAGCCCGGCGTCAGTAACCTGCTCACCATCTACGCCGCGCTGACCGACCGGACGCTCGACGACCTCGTCGAGGCCTACGCCGGCAAGGGCTACGGCGACCTGAAGAAGGACCTGGCCGAGGTGGTTACCAGCTTCGTCCGGCCGATCCAGGAACGCACCAACGGCTACCTCGACGACCCGGCCCAGCTCGACAAGATGCTGGCCATCGGCGCCGAGAAGGCCCGTACGGTGGCCGCCGCCACCCTGGCGGCCGTCTACGACCGGGTCGGCTTCCTGCCGCCGGCGGGGGACCGCTGA
- the galE gene encoding UDP-glucose 4-epimerase GalE, which yields MAEYDGMQVESFHEGIPIVKLLVTGGAGYIGSVVTRLLIDAGHEVVVLDDLRTGHRVALAPEATFVQASVHQAGDVLTADAGFDAVLHFAALIAAGESVAHPERYWHNNVVGSLALIDAARAAGVRRFVFSSTAAVYGDPTELPITERAVKAPTNPYGATKLAVDMALTGEATAHGLAAVSLRYFNVAGAYLRADGPPLGERHDPESHLIPIALEVAAGRRDKLQLFGDDYPTPDGTCVRDYIHVEDLARAHLLALDAATAGEHRIYNLGNGNGFSNREVVEVVRSVTGRPVPVEMSPRRAGDPATLVASARLAHDELGWRPAKPTLAEMVADAWAFLPHRREQR from the coding sequence ATGGCCGAATATGATGGAATGCAGGTCGAGTCGTTCCACGAAGGGATACCGATCGTGAAGCTCCTGGTCACCGGAGGCGCCGGCTACATCGGTAGCGTAGTCACCCGACTACTGATCGACGCCGGACACGAGGTCGTCGTACTCGACGATCTCCGGACCGGGCATCGGGTGGCGCTCGCCCCGGAAGCGACGTTCGTGCAGGCCAGCGTGCACCAGGCCGGCGACGTCCTGACGGCGGACGCCGGGTTCGACGCGGTGCTGCACTTCGCCGCGCTGATCGCCGCCGGCGAGTCGGTGGCCCACCCCGAGCGCTACTGGCACAACAACGTGGTCGGCTCCCTCGCGCTGATCGACGCGGCCCGCGCCGCCGGCGTACGCCGCTTCGTCTTCTCCTCCACCGCCGCCGTCTACGGCGACCCCACCGAACTGCCGATCACCGAACGGGCCGTCAAGGCCCCGACCAACCCGTACGGTGCGACGAAGCTCGCCGTCGACATGGCACTCACCGGCGAGGCGACCGCCCACGGGCTGGCGGCGGTGTCGCTGCGCTACTTCAACGTGGCCGGCGCCTACCTGCGCGCCGACGGCCCGCCGCTGGGCGAACGGCACGACCCGGAAAGCCACCTGATCCCGATCGCGCTGGAGGTCGCCGCCGGCCGCCGGGACAAACTGCAGCTCTTCGGCGACGACTACCCGACCCCGGACGGCACCTGCGTGCGCGACTACATCCACGTCGAGGACCTGGCCCGGGCCCACCTGTTGGCGCTCGACGCCGCCACCGCCGGGGAGCACCGGATCTACAACCTGGGCAACGGCAACGGTTTCTCCAACCGGGAGGTGGTGGAGGTGGTCCGATCGGTCACCGGCCGACCCGTACCGGTGGAGATGTCACCGCGCCGGGCGGGAGATCCGGCGACCCTGGTCGCCTCGGCCCGCCTCGCCCACGACGAGCTGGGTTGGCGGCCGGCGAAACCGACCCTCGCCGAGATGGTCGCCGACGCCTGGGCGTTCCTGCCGCACCGCCGGGAGCAGCGGTGA
- the galK gene encoding galactokinase, with amino-acid sequence MTGTADGPVAPVGPVEHRAGAGFQQRYGAAPAGYWAAPGRVNLIGEHTDYNDGFVLPFALPHRTVVAAGPVARPADGPADGPGPAANVSGWPVWSEQSDETITISPADVARPGRVTGWGSYVAGVIWALREAGVDIPSARLAIASDVPLGAGLSSSAALEAAVLTALVDLAGIDAARLPVDDRPALAQRAENVYAGVPCGIMDQSASIRCRAGHALFLDCRTLDVEQIPFDLAAVGLAVLVVDTRAPHRHVSGEYAARRTACESAAAALGVPALRDVAVDALPAALDRLPDDTVRRRVRHVVTENQRVRDTVALLNAGRIRDVGPLLTASHTSMRDDFEITVPEVDTAVTAALTAGAYGARMTGGGFGGCVLALVDVDAAERVAAAVATSYADKGFAAPRCFTALPSPGAHRIH; translated from the coding sequence GTGACCGGGACCGCCGACGGGCCGGTCGCGCCAGTCGGGCCGGTCGAGCACCGCGCCGGTGCCGGTTTCCAGCAGCGGTACGGCGCAGCGCCGGCCGGCTACTGGGCGGCCCCCGGTCGGGTCAACCTGATCGGCGAACACACCGACTACAACGACGGCTTCGTGCTGCCGTTCGCCCTGCCGCACCGTACCGTCGTGGCGGCCGGACCGGTGGCCCGACCAGCGGACGGACCGGCGGACGGACCCGGACCGGCCGCGAACGTCAGCGGCTGGCCGGTCTGGTCCGAACAGTCCGACGAGACGATCACGATCAGCCCGGCCGACGTGGCCCGGCCCGGCAGGGTCACCGGCTGGGGCAGCTACGTCGCGGGGGTCATCTGGGCGCTGCGGGAAGCCGGCGTCGACATCCCGTCCGCCCGGCTGGCGATCGCCTCGGACGTACCGCTGGGCGCCGGCCTGTCGTCGTCGGCCGCGCTGGAAGCGGCGGTGTTGACCGCGCTGGTCGACCTCGCCGGCATCGACGCGGCGCGGCTGCCGGTCGACGACCGGCCCGCGCTGGCCCAACGCGCCGAGAACGTCTACGCCGGGGTGCCCTGCGGGATCATGGACCAGTCGGCGTCGATCCGCTGCCGGGCCGGGCACGCGCTGTTCCTGGACTGCCGCACCCTCGACGTCGAGCAGATCCCGTTCGACCTGGCCGCCGTCGGCCTGGCGGTGCTGGTCGTCGACACCCGCGCCCCGCACCGGCACGTCTCCGGCGAGTACGCCGCCCGCCGTACCGCCTGCGAGTCCGCCGCCGCCGCGCTCGGCGTGCCGGCGCTGCGCGACGTCGCCGTCGACGCGCTGCCGGCCGCCCTGGACCGGCTTCCCGACGACACCGTCCGCCGCCGGGTCCGGCACGTGGTCACCGAGAACCAGCGGGTACGCGACACCGTCGCGCTGCTGAACGCCGGCCGGATACGGGATGTCGGTCCACTGTTGACCGCCTCGCACACCTCGATGCGCGACGACTTCGAGATCACCGTGCCCGAGGTGGACACCGCGGTCACCGCCGCCCTGACCGCCGGGGCGTACGGCGCCCGGATGACCGGCGGCGGTTTCGGTGGCTGCGTCCTCGCACTGGTCGATGTGGACGCCGCCGAGCGGGTCGCGGCCGCTGTCGCCACCTCGTACGCGGACAAGGGATTCGCCGCGCCGCGCTGCTTCACCGCCCTGCCGTCGCCAGGTGCCCACCGGATCCACTAA
- a CDS encoding GTP-binding protein: MTVTAEATDASTNRAMDLLRFATAGSVDDGKSTLIGRLLYDTKSLFTDQLEAVEAVSAARGDEYTNLALLTDGLRAEREQGITIDVAYRYFATPRRKFIIADTPGHIQYTRNMVTGASTADLALILVDARKGLVEQSRRHAFLCSLLRVPHLVLCVNKMDLVDWDQAVFESIADEFTTFAAKLEAPDLSVIPISALHGDNIATRSEKTPWYEGPSLLHHLEHVHIASDRNLVDVRFPVQYVIRPQSTTVTDYRGYAGQVASGVLKPGDEIMVLPSGLTSTIASIETADGPVAEAFPPMSVTVRLTDELDISRGDLICRPHNAPTPAQDIEAMICWMDEANPLRVGGKYAIKHTTRGARAVVRGVQYRLDVNTLHRDEAASELGLNDIGRVTFRTTVPLLTDEYRRNRTTGGFILIDETTNRTAAAGMIIEAA, encoded by the coding sequence ATGACGGTGACGGCCGAGGCGACCGACGCCTCCACCAACCGGGCCATGGACCTGCTGCGGTTCGCCACCGCCGGCAGCGTCGACGACGGCAAGTCGACCCTGATCGGCCGACTGCTCTACGACACCAAGTCGCTCTTCACCGACCAGCTGGAAGCGGTCGAGGCGGTCAGCGCGGCCCGGGGCGACGAATACACCAACCTGGCGCTGCTCACCGACGGCCTGCGCGCCGAACGCGAGCAGGGCATCACCATCGACGTCGCCTACCGCTACTTCGCCACCCCCCGGCGCAAGTTCATCATCGCCGACACCCCGGGGCACATCCAGTACACCCGCAACATGGTCACCGGGGCCTCCACCGCCGACCTGGCGCTGATCCTGGTCGACGCCCGCAAGGGCCTGGTCGAGCAGTCCCGCCGGCACGCGTTCCTCTGTTCGCTGCTGCGGGTGCCGCACCTGGTGCTCTGCGTCAACAAGATGGACCTGGTCGACTGGGACCAGGCGGTCTTCGAGTCCATCGCCGACGAGTTCACCACCTTCGCCGCCAAGCTGGAGGCACCCGACCTGTCGGTGATTCCGATCTCCGCGCTGCACGGCGACAACATCGCCACCCGGTCGGAGAAGACCCCCTGGTACGAGGGCCCGTCGCTGCTGCACCACCTGGAACACGTCCACATCGCCTCGGACCGCAACCTGGTCGACGTGCGGTTCCCGGTGCAGTACGTGATCCGGCCGCAGTCGACCACGGTCACCGACTACCGGGGGTACGCCGGGCAGGTCGCTTCCGGGGTGCTCAAGCCGGGCGACGAGATCATGGTGCTGCCCTCCGGTCTGACCAGCACGATCGCCAGCATCGAGACCGCCGACGGCCCGGTCGCCGAGGCGTTCCCGCCGATGTCGGTGACCGTACGGCTCACCGACGAGCTGGACATCTCCCGGGGCGACCTGATCTGCCGGCCGCACAACGCGCCCACTCCGGCCCAGGACATCGAGGCGATGATCTGCTGGATGGACGAGGCCAATCCGCTGCGGGTCGGTGGCAAGTACGCGATCAAGCACACCACCCGGGGTGCCCGCGCCGTGGTCCGTGGCGTGCAGTACCGGCTCGACGTCAACACGTTGCACCGTGACGAGGCGGCCAGCGAGTTGGGTCTCAACGACATCGGCCGGGTCACGTTCCGGACCACGGTCCCGCTGCTCACCGACGAATACCGGCGCAACCGGACCACCGGCGGTTTCATCCTGATCGATGAGACGACCAACCGGACCGCCGCCGCCGGCATGATCATCGAAGCGGCCTGA